The DNA window CGCCCTCTGCTCACCCGAATCGGCTTGTTGACCGACAAGCAGAAGACCCGCATCACCAACGGCCTCCAAGCGCGTGAGGAACATCTGGCGGTCGCGGTCACCTACGCCGTCTATCAGGACCTGATCGACGCCTACGACCAGCCGCACAAGCGAGACGGGAAGATCGCGATGTACAAGCTGCTCAAACGCATCCACACCGGCGTGCCAAAAGAACTCGCCGAACTCGCCCAACTCGGCCGCTCGCTGTGGGCTCGACGGACCGAGATCCTGGCCTACTTCGACACCGGCGCCTCCAACGGGCCCGTCGAAGCGATCAACGGCCGCCTGGAACACCTACGCGGGATCGCGCTCGGCTTCCGCAACCTCAACCACTACATCTTGCGGTCACTCATCCACTCCGGCGGCCTGGCAGAACACCTACACGCACTCTGAATCAGGAAGAGCCTGCAAACCCCGAAGACAGCGCCACGAGACGTGCCGGTCCTTGACGAGCAGATCGGGAGAGAATTGGAGTACTACGCCGCGAATGCACGCCACGACCTCCTCCTGGCATTCGGCTCGGCCCCTACCGTCGAAAGGAACGGCATCAACCGGGTCAACGATCGGCTTGCTGAACGTGGCCAGCCCGAACGACTCAACGCGCAGGCGCTGCGCCATGCGTGGATACAAGAAATCGTGCAGTTGGTGCCCGTCAGCGAGTTCTGCTACCTCGCCGGGGTCACAAGCCTGCACCACATGAGCGACCTGGATGTGGTTGCCGACGCGACGGGCGACATCAACGAGATCACCGCTCACTTCCTGGAGGACGGGCAATGAGTATTCATCCCAGCATCAACCACTCTGAAGTCCACACCAGCGACAGGATCTTCACTCAAGCAGTGGTCGTCGTGAACCGCTCCGGTGCCGCAGCGATGATCGAGGCGTGGCGAGCCGAGAGCGTGGCCGCACCCCGCGGACCGTTCCGAGGGGCCCTGTCCTACACAGTCGAAAGCGTCCTCGTCGCCCTTGCCTGCGTGCTGCTCAGACGAGCCGAACCTACGGTCCGCACGATTTTCCGCACCCTGCTCGACTTCACCCCTGACCAGCTTGCCCAGCTCGACATCGCCGACGCCGATCTCACCGCCATCAGGTCCGATGCTGACCGAGCCTTGAAAAGCTTCAGGAACCGGCTTGATCGAACACTGGCCTGCCTGGACTCGGCACGCGATCAGCCCGCAGTACGAATTCCCGTCGCCCAGCACAAGGCGATCATCCGAGCCCGAACCCCTGAGCAACAAGAAGCATACGCGATAGCGGCGCAACGACTCTCGACTGTCGTCAATCGCATTCTGGCCGGCTCGATTCCCACCGAATACCAACAAAGCGGCCGCGGCGATGTCGTCGTCGACGAGACCATCATCGACACGTCAGATGGGACCTACGACCTTGGCGTCACCGACGACCGCAACCGGTCGGCCATCTACTTCGGTGGCTACTACCGAAGGGACTATCGCAATCGCGTCGACGCCGAGGGGAATCCGCTGACGAAGAAACGGGCGTGGGGAATCGGTGTCACGGCGGTCAGCAGTGTCGGGCCGCCCGATGCCTTGCATAACCGGCCGATCCTGTTCACCGGCATAGCTATTCACCCACCGACGTCGGGATCACTCGAAGGGCTCGACGAAGCCATCGAGCATCATCAACGCAACGGGTTCGACAGTCGATCCGCAAGCCGAACCGCCAGATGGCCGCTGATCACCTTCGACATGGGCTATTTGAAAGACGGCCTCGATCGATGGCAATTTGATCGCAAATATGCTGGCGTCTTCCGCTATCCCGACCACTGGCGACGCGACTTCGAGAGCGTTCCCGCCCAGCCCGGCGGCGCCAAACCGGGACCCGTCCAACTTTCGGGTGCTTGGTACTGCCCGACAGCTGCCGGCATCTCCCTGGGCAAGAACTACGTCAAGCCCTTGCGCGACGTGCTCAATAAGGACGAATGGGAAGCTCGCGAACGCCGACTTCGTCAGCTCCTGCCACGGCTGATGGGGGTCGACAGACGACTGCTTGAACGCAATACTCGACCAGGCCGCCCCGCCGAAGGTACTCAGCCTGCTAAATCCGTCAAGCTGGTGCTGACCTGCCCGGCAAGCATCGGCAACGTGAGATGCGCGAGGTGGCACAACGCCGAGACCGAGGACCGGCTCGACCTGCCCTACATCGAACCCGAGCCCGACATGCCGTACTTCCCGTGTTGCACACAGCGCAGCGTCACAATCACGCTGACCGACGACCAACGAAAGCGTCAACAGCTCAGTCAGTGGGCACCCGGATCCAACGACCACGCGATCTACCACGAGGCTGCCCGCGCGCTCACCGAGCAACGCTTCAATCTGATCAAATCGCGGACAGTCGCCGGCCTGGTCCATCTCAAGTACGGGCCGCGCCGCGAACCGCTGGTCAAGCTCATCATCGCGATGGCGTTCGCCGTCGTGAACGTTCGCGAGATCGAGCGATTCGAATCGTCAAACCGTGACCTCCCCGAATCAATCGCCGCGAAATGGCGCCGACTCGAAGCGGACCTCGGACAGCCGCCGATCCGAATGCCCAACCGCACATGACCCCTTAACTCAACAACTGCAAACCTGACGAGGGCGGCCCCGAAGCCTGGGCCGCCCTCAGTCGCGCTTCGGCTCGGAAACCAATCGAAGATTAACCGCCCATCCAGACGCCGGAACTCTGTGAGCGGCTCTGCGCTGGGCAAGCCGCAGTGCAGATTCCATGACCCCACCCCGGGCCATCTACGCGACGACCAATCCAGGGCCCGCGGCCAGCACGCAAGGATCGAGTGGCCAACGGCCGAAACTCGTCGGAGATTCGGCATAAACTAGTCGGATATCAGTCCACGAAACATCACGGCTGCAGGCAAGATAAACCGCTCACCACGAGTGGTTCAGCTCAGGTCGCAGATATGCTGCCTGAGCTTTGTTCTTTTCCTCACGTTTCCGCCCGCGGTTCGCCCGCTCAAGCGTTGAACGTTGTAGCTACCGCGCGCTCCGGCGCGCAGCAATCACTCTGTCGCGCACCTCATTCGGCCAGATGTTGCGTGTCGGCACCACTGTGTCGAGCGCCGACAGCCGGGCTGCGTAGCGATGCAGAGAGCGCCGATCGTCCTCCGACACGCTGATGCCCAGATGCTCGGCGGCCACCGGATGCTGGATCGCGCGAACGGCTGCGGTGGGGAGCTTCTTGAAGAGCCAGTAGTCGGGTCGGAGGAGTTGATCGCGATACCAGGCCAGACCAGGGTCGGGATCGAGTTCGGTGGCCAGTGCGTGCGCGAAGTACTCATCGAATTCGACGACGGTCGTTGGCATCACGCGCGATGAGATGCCGAAGCGGCGATACCACTCACAGGTCTCGGCGTAGAGCTGTTCGCGCATCGGCTCGGTGAGGCCACCGAAGAAGACGTCCACGCACATGAACAATGCATCGACGTAGGTGGCGTGCTCGAAGAAGAACACGTCGGGATTGAGCGCGTGGTAGCGCCGACCGTCGGGCCGGTGGCCGTGAAACTCGTCGTGGCTGTAGCGGATCATCCGCACCTCGTCGAAGTCCGCGTCGTACGCCGAACGCACGATGCATGGCGCCGTGCGTTGCTTGTGCACAAAGACGCGACGCTTGACCAACGAGAACTCGTGGGTCGCGGCGGCGATCGACGGATGCAGCATCTGCAGCGTGACGGCCCGGCAGATCGACATGATGAACCGGCGATCGCCCAGATAGCGCCATAGCAGCGAGTTCTCGTCGAGCGTCACTCCGGCGTTGTTGATGGCCATCGTTGGCACCCCCGCCCGTCCAGTATCTGATCACAAGTGTAGTCAGACGTGGCACGTCCCGCGATCGGGTACGGGTGCTCACCGTACGTCGAGTGCCCGCTGCATCACGACGCCGAATCGGCGACCTCTTCTTTGGCATGACCCCGGCGTTTCGGGATGAAGTGCATGACCACCACGATGATCGCGCCGATCACCAATCCGACGAGCGCCGACACGACCGTCCCGGACGTCCATGCCAACACGCCGCCGAACCCGTGGGCGAGCTCCTCGAACCAGTGCTCGACGTCGTGCAGACGATCGGCCGGCCAATGGAATCCGGCCTCACCGACGTTGACGATCAGAATGTGACCGCCGACCCACAACATCGCGGCGATACCGACGACGGTGAGCGTGGACATCACCTTGGGCATCGCCCGGACCAGGCCACGTCCGATGCGCTGACTGGCCGTCGACTCGCGCTGCGCCAGCGACAGCCCGACGTCGTCCATCTTCACGATCACCCCGACCACGCCGTAGACGAGGACCGTGATGAGGACGGCCACGACGATGAGCACTGCCAGCCGCGTGAAGAACGGCTCGGACTCGACCGACGACAACGAGATCACCATGATCTCCGCCGACAGGATCAGGTCGGTGCGAATCGCGCCGTTGACCATCGACTTCTCGAACTCCGGACCCTTCTCTGCGGCCGGCACGTCGTCGACGTGGTCGCCGGAGTGCCCACCACCGAAGGCCTCGTACACCTTCTCGGCGCCCTCGTAGCACAGGAACAGGCCCCCGGCGATCAGGAGATACGGCAGCGCTTGCGGAAGGAACTGACTCAGGATCATCGCGACCGGCAGAATGATCAGCAGCTTGTTGCGGATCGAACCGACGGCGATCTTGCGGACGATCGGCAGTTCCCGATCAGGGGTGAAGCCATGAACGTATCGGGGTGTCACGGCGGTGTCATCGACAACGACGCCCGCGGCTTTGACACTGGCCTTTCCGGCTGCCGCGCCGAT is part of the Gordonia bronchialis DSM 43247 genome and encodes:
- a CDS encoding DUF808 domain-containing protein; amino-acid sequence: MAGGLVALLDDIAALTKVAAASIDDIGAAAGKASVKAAGVVVDDTAVTPRYVHGFTPDRELPIVRKIAVGSIRNKLLIILPVAMILSQFLPQALPYLLIAGGLFLCYEGAEKVYEAFGGGHSGDHVDDVPAAEKGPEFEKSMVNGAIRTDLILSAEIMVISLSSVESEPFFTRLAVLIVVAVLITVLVYGVVGVIVKMDDVGLSLAQRESTASQRIGRGLVRAMPKVMSTLTVVGIAAMLWVGGHILIVNVGEAGFHWPADRLHDVEHWFEELAHGFGGVLAWTSGTVVSALVGLVIGAIIVVVMHFIPKRRGHAKEEVADSAS
- a CDS encoding oxygenase MpaB family protein; the encoded protein is MAINNAGVTLDENSLLWRYLGDRRFIMSICRAVTLQMLHPSIAAATHEFSLVKRRVFVHKQRTAPCIVRSAYDADFDEVRMIRYSHDEFHGHRPDGRRYHALNPDVFFFEHATYVDALFMCVDVFFGGLTEPMREQLYAETCEWYRRFGISSRVMPTTVVEFDEYFAHALATELDPDPGLAWYRDQLLRPDYWLFKKLPTAAVRAIQHPVAAEHLGISVSEDDRRSLHRYAARLSALDTVVPTRNIWPNEVRDRVIAARRSAR